The genome window GTGCAACAGCGCGCCAGCGAACTGGACCTTCTGCTGCATCCCCTTGGAAAGATCCTCGACCTTCTTCACCGCCCAGTCGGCGATGCCGAGCTTTTCGAGCCAGACATTGGCGCGACGACGGGACTCGCTCCGTGCGATTCCCTTGGTCTCGCCCAGGAAGATCAGCTGGTCGAGCACCTTCATCTTCTTGTAGAGCCCGCGCTCCTCTGGGAGGTAGCCGACCTTGGCCGAGAGGTTCCGGCTCCGCTCCTTGGAGCCGAAGAGCGAGACCGTGCCCTCGTCGGGCTCGATGATGTCCATGATCATCCGGATCGTGGTCGACTTGCCGGCCCCGTTGGGACCCAGCAAACCGAAAATGCCGCCCGCAGGAACCTCGATCGAGAGGTCGCGGACGGCGGTGTGCCCCGAAAAGCGCTTGGTGACGCGCTCGACGCGGACAGCAGGCGATGGCATTGCGGAGATCTCCGTGAGTGAGACAGCCTCGGAACTTAACGAGAAGCGAGAAGCGGGAAGCGAGGGGCGACCCCGCGGCTGTCATCCTGAGCCACCCGTAGCTGCCGTGCTTGCGCGGCAGTCCTTTGCAGGCGGGGCTCGGTCGGGGGAAGCCGTCCTCGTCGGATCAAATCCCGCGCGTTCGCGACCCGATCGAGTCCGCCGCCGGGCACGCTGCCCGTGCCCGGTTCGGCGGCTCGTCTTCGCGGGTCGCCCGCCGGCGCCAACAGCGCCGGCTGCGAACGCGCTCCCTATTGATCCTCCTCTGACCGCCCCCCCGCACCGAGCCCCCATCCTCTCGGCCTGACCTGGCGCCCACGAAAAACGCCCACCAACCTTGTGGGCTTAGTGGGCGCATAGCATACCTAACCTATTCTACTACAACACCTTACGTAGCGAACAACCGGACCGATGCGAACTCGTCGGAGGGGACGATATACATCTTTTCGGTGCTCGCGATCCCGAACTTGGCCTGCTTGGCAAGCCACTCGTCGAGGGTCGGCCCGGTGGCCGGGTCGTGGATAGCGACGTTCTTCATCACCACCCCGCGATTCCCCTTCTCGTGCCAGCGCCCCAGGTAGCTCTTGCCGGAAGCCCCGGTCACCACCACGGTGATGCCGTGGAGGTCATCGTGGCCGGGGTGGAAGACGTGGCCGCTCACGCGCAGAAGCTCTCGAAGGCCTTGAGGAGCTCGCCGGCGATCTGGTCGGGCGAACGGCCCTCGATCTCGTGGCGATGAACAAAGCGGACCACCTCGCCATCCTTCAACAACACGGCCGAGGGGGAGGAGGGCTGGTACTCGCCGAAGTAGGAGCGGGCGCGCGACGTGGCGTCGAGGTCCTGCCCGGCGAAGACGGTGTAGAGGTGTGTCGGCTTCCTGGCCGCGGACGTGAGCGCCTTGGCCAGGGCCGGGCGCGCGCCGCCGGCGGCACAGCCGCAGACCGAGTTCACGAAGACAAGCGCGGTGCCGTGCTGGTCGCCCAGGGCCTGATCGACCGCATCCACCGTGCGCAATTCGGTGACACCCAGCCGGGTGACTTCATCGCGCATCGGCTTGACCATCATTTCCGGATATGCCATCTCGACCAACTCCAATCGGTAATAGGTAGTTCGGACCGTTACTTCGTTTCGTCGAGCGCCTGCTTCATCGCGTGCCACGCGAGGGTCGCGCACTTCACCCGCATCGGGTAGGCGGCGAGGCCCTCGAAGACCGCGAGCTTGCCGAGCTTCACATTCGGAAGCGGCTTACCCGTGAGTAACCCGTGGAAGCCATCGAAGAGTTCCCGCGCTTCCTCGACCGTCTTCCCCTGCACTGCCGTGGTCAACAGCGAAGCTGACGCCTTCGACACCGCGCAACCACGTCCCTGGAACGCAACGTCGGTGATCTGCCCGACCGAGTTCACCGACAGCTCCAGCGACACTTCATCACCACAGAGCGGATTGGTCCCCTCGGCACGATGCGTCGGCGCGGCCAGGGTGCGGAAGTTCCGCGGCGACCGGTCGTGTTCGATGATGACACCCTGGTACAGCTCTGCGAGCGTCGCCATCAGCCGAAGATCCGGCGCGCCGAATGCAGCGCACTCACCACCGTCTCCACCTCGGCCAGCGTGTTGTAGGGCGCCAGCGAGGCCCGCGCGGTCGCGGCGAGGCCAAGCGCGGTGTGCAGCGGCTGGGTGCAGTGATGACCAGCGCGGATACAGACCCCCTCACCATCGAGCAGTGAAGCGATGTCGTGCGGGTGGATCCCGTCCATCGTGAAGGTGAGGATCCCCACCTTGTCGGCGGCAGTACCCACCAGGGTCAGTCCGGGCACGGACTGCAGTGCCGTGGTGGCCGCCTCGAGCAACGAGAGTTCGTGGGCGTGGATCGCATCACGATCCTGCGATTCGAGCCATTCGATCGCCGCGCCGAGACCGACTGCGCCGGCAATGTGGGGCGTGCCCGCCTCGAACTTCTGCGGGCTCGGTGCGAAGGTGGTGCGTTCGAAGGTGACCTTGTCGATCATGTCGCCACCGCCCTGCGCCGGCGGCATCTTCTCGAGATGCTCGCGCCGCGCCCAGAGCACACCGAAGCCGGTGGGGCCGAAGAGTTTGTGGCTCGAGAAGCAGTAGAAGTCGCAGCCCAGGGCGCGAACATCGACCGGGAAATGACTCACCGCCTGGGCACCATCGACCAGCACCGGCACGCCGTGCGCCCGCGCCATCCGGCACAGTTCGGCGATGGGGTTGATGGTGCCGAGGGCGTTGGAGACGTGCACCACGGCGAGCAGCCGCGGGTGCGTCGCCAGCATCGCTTCGGCGGCAGCGAGATCGAGCTCACCGCGAGGCGTGATCGGAATCGCCACGGTCGTGGCTCCGACCAACTGCCATGGTACGATGTTGGCGTGATGCTCCATCGTGGTGACCAGCACGCGGTCGCCAGCGCGCAGTGTCGGCCGGATGAAGCTCTGCGCCACCAGGTTCACCGACTCAGTGGTCCCCCGGGTGAAGACGATCTCTTCATCGGGCACGCCGCCGAGAAACTGGGCAACCGTGCGCCGTGTCGCATCCCAGGCGAGGGTGGCCTGCTCCGAGAGCTGGTAGACCCCGCGGTGAATATTGGCGTTACCCGATTCGTAGAACCGGGTGACGGCATCGATGACGGCACGGGGCTTCTGCGTGGTGGCGCCGCTGTCGAGGTAGACCAGGGGCTTGCCGCGCGACGTGGTCTCGAGAATCGGGAACTCGGCACGAAGGGTGGCCACGTCCCACGCCACGGTGGTCACGCGATCATCCGATCCAGCCGATCGCGCACGGTCACTTCAAGTGCGGTGCGCACCGGCTCCAGGGTGATTTCCATCATCACTTCGGCGACGAAGGCCCAGATCAGCAGCGCCTGCGCAGTCTGGCCGGCGATGCCGCGGGTCTGCAGATAGTAGCGCTGCAACTCATCGAGCCTGCCCACAGTCGCGCCGTGAGTGCACTTCACGTCGTCGGCAAAGATCTCCAGCTGCGGCTTGGTATCGACCTTCGCCGAATCGGAGAGGAGCAGGTTGCGATTGGTCTGCTTGGCGTCGGTCTTCTGCGCCACCGGTTCCACGAAGACCTTGCCATTGAACACCGCGCGCGAGGAGTCGGCCAGCACACCCTTGTAGACCTCCCACGAATTGCAGTGCGGCTCGTTGTGGAAGATCGCCGTGTGATTGTCGACGACCTGATCTCCACTGGTGAGATAGAGGCCGTAGAGCAACGTCTCGATGTTCGACGCATTGAGCTTGGCATGCAGATTGTGGCGCGCCAGCTTGCCACCGAGGTGCAGCACGAAGGAGCGGTAGTGCGAATCGCGCTGCTGGTCCACCTGGGTGAAGCCGATGTGCTGCGCATCGCTGCCTTCACGCTGGATCCGGATATGCTCGAGGCGGGCGTTCGCTCCCAGCACCAGCTCGGCGCAGGCATCGGTGAAGTAGGCGCCGACAGGGCCCACCGCGACGAAGCTCTCGATCAGCGTGGCCGTGGCGTTCGACTCGACCAGGACGAGGGTGCGCGGCGCGATGGTCACGCCGGTTGCGGCGCTGGTGGCCACGTGCACCACGTGCACCGGGGTGGCCACGGTGACACCTGCCGGCACGTAGAAGCACACGCCATCGACATTGAGCGCGGCGTTGAGCTCGGCAAACGGGGTGTCCGCCGGGGTCACGTGCCGCTTCAGGTGCTCGGCAACCACCGGGTCACCATCGGCAATGGCCTGCGCCAGCGAGCTGAGGCGGACACCGGCTGGGAGGGTCGCGAAGTTCGAGGCGCGCAGGTCGACGCGGCCATCGACCACGATCACCGTGGCCCATTCCGGATGGCCGAAGAGGTACGGGGTCAGGTCGGCGTCACCGAGGTAACCGGGGGCTGCCGGGCTCTCGAACGCGATGGCCTGCAGCCCGCCGAGCGGAGTGAAGCGCCACTCCTCGTCCTTGGAGGTCGGGAGGTTGATGGCGGAGTGATCCCTCGCACCGCTCGGGATGACGGGCGCTGTCAGGGTTCCGCTCACAGCGCCACTTCCTCCACGGCGCCCGTCAACCACTCGTAGCCCTTGGCCTCGAGTTCAAGCGCCAGCTCCTTCCCGCCCGACTTGATGATGCGACCGCCCGCGAGGACGTGGACGTAGTCGGGTACGATGAAGTCGAGCAGCCGCTGATAGTGGGTCACCACGATGGTGGCCTTCTCGGGGCTCTTGAGCTTGTTGACGCCGGCGGCGACGATTCGGAGCGCGTCGATGTCGAGGCCGGAGTCGGTCTCGTCGAGGATGGCGAGCTTGGGCTCGAGCACGGCCATCTGGAGGATCTCGTTGCGCTTCTTCTCGCCACCGGAGAAGCCGAAGTTGACGGCGCGCTCCATGATCTCGGGGCCCCACTCGACCACCTTCAGCTTCTCCTCGAGCAGGTCGATGAAGTCGATCGGGTCGAGTTCGTCGAGTCCCTTGGCCTTCCGGATCTCGTTGTAGGCGATGCGGAGGAAGTAGGCGTTGGTGACGCCGGGGATTTCCACCGGATACTGGAACGCCAGGAAGACGCCAGCGTGGGCCCGTTCTTCGGCTTCCATGTCGAGCAGGTCGGCGCCATCGAGCGTGACGGTCCCGCTGGTGACTTCGTAGGCCGGGTGCCCCGCCAGCACCTGCGCC of Gemmatimonadota bacterium contains these proteins:
- a CDS encoding BrxA/BrxB family bacilliredoxin encodes the protein MAYPEMMVKPMRDEVTRLGVTELRTVDAVDQALGDQHGTALVFVNSVCGCAAGGARPALAKALTSAARKPTHLYTVFAGQDLDATSRARSYFGEYQPSSPSAVLLKDGEVVRFVHRHEIEGRSPDQIAGELLKAFESFCA
- a CDS encoding SUF system NifU family Fe-S cluster assembly protein, which translates into the protein MATLAELYQGVIIEHDRSPRNFRTLAAPTHRAEGTNPLCGDEVSLELSVNSVGQITDVAFQGRGCAVSKASASLLTTAVQGKTVEEARELFDGFHGLLTGKPLPNVKLGKLAVFEGLAAYPMRVKCATLAWHAMKQALDETK
- a CDS encoding cysteine desulfurase: MTTVAWDVATLRAEFPILETTSRGKPLVYLDSGATTQKPRAVIDAVTRFYESGNANIHRGVYQLSEQATLAWDATRRTVAQFLGGVPDEEIVFTRGTTESVNLVAQSFIRPTLRAGDRVLVTTMEHHANIVPWQLVGATTVAIPITPRGELDLAAAEAMLATHPRLLAVVHVSNALGTINPIAELCRMARAHGVPVLVDGAQAVSHFPVDVRALGCDFYCFSSHKLFGPTGFGVLWARREHLEKMPPAQGGGDMIDKVTFERTTFAPSPQKFEAGTPHIAGAVGLGAAIEWLESQDRDAIHAHELSLLEAATTALQSVPGLTLVGTAADKVGILTFTMDGIHPHDIASLLDGEGVCIRAGHHCTQPLHTALGLAATARASLAPYNTLAEVETVVSALHSARRIFG
- the sufD gene encoding Fe-S cluster assembly protein SufD, which produces MSGTLTAPVIPSGARDHSAINLPTSKDEEWRFTPLGGLQAIAFESPAAPGYLGDADLTPYLFGHPEWATVIVVDGRVDLRASNFATLPAGVRLSSLAQAIADGDPVVAEHLKRHVTPADTPFAELNAALNVDGVCFYVPAGVTVATPVHVVHVATSAATGVTIAPRTLVLVESNATATLIESFVAVGPVGAYFTDACAELVLGANARLEHIRIQREGSDAQHIGFTQVDQQRDSHYRSFVLHLGGKLARHNLHAKLNASNIETLLYGLYLTSGDQVVDNHTAIFHNEPHCNSWEVYKGVLADSSRAVFNGKVFVEPVAQKTDAKQTNRNLLLSDSAKVDTKPQLEIFADDVKCTHGATVGRLDELQRYYLQTRGIAGQTAQALLIWAFVAEVMMEITLEPVRTALEVTVRDRLDRMIA
- the sufC gene encoding Fe-S cluster assembly ATPase SufC, encoding MSLLDIRDLHASVSDTEILKGISLTVNAGEVHAIMGPNGSGKSTLAQVLAGHPAYEVTSGTVTLDGADLLDMEAEERAHAGVFLAFQYPVEIPGVTNAYFLRIAYNEIRKAKGLDELDPIDFIDLLEEKLKVVEWGPEIMERAVNFGFSGGEKKRNEILQMAVLEPKLAILDETDSGLDIDALRIVAAGVNKLKSPEKATIVVTHYQRLLDFIVPDYVHVLAGGRIIKSGGKELALELEAKGYEWLTGAVEEVAL